In a single window of the Gemmatimonadota bacterium genome:
- a CDS encoding polymer-forming cytoskeletal protein yields the protein MARGKERDEAQSPSAISIIGPGMRVIGDCVTEGTVRVEGYVRGSIWAGKAVVVGTEGGVHGEIRTQDAVIAGEVVGSLMVASRLEVQGSARIEGEVHARRVQLEEGAVLNGDIRMGDIDVGAPPASGSFPDRGEALQDGPVPHDREKRALP from the coding sequence ATGGCGCGTGGCAAAGAACGAGACGAAGCACAGAGCCCTTCGGCGATCTCCATCATCGGGCCCGGGATGCGGGTCATCGGTGACTGCGTGACCGAAGGAACGGTGCGCGTCGAAGGGTATGTTCGCGGTTCGATCTGGGCCGGAAAGGCGGTCGTCGTCGGCACCGAAGGAGGGGTCCATGGAGAAATCCGCACGCAGGACGCGGTGATCGCCGGTGAAGTGGTCGGCTCCCTGATGGTCGCCTCACGGCTAGAGGTGCAGGGCAGCGCCCGGATCGAGGGGGAAGTGCACGCTCGACGGGTTCAACTCGAGGAGGGCGCCGTCCTCAACGGGGACATCCGCATGGGCGACATTGACGTCGGCGCACCGCCGGCGAGCGGGTCGTTTCCCGATCGAGGGGAGGCGCTCCAGGACGGGCCCGTCCCCCATGATCGAGAGAAGCGCGCCCTCCCGTGA
- a CDS encoding M23 family metallopeptidase, with product MDSDRLLTFLVVPDSGGRTRSLRIPYRQLPWVVGAGAFVFVLLVGFVGSWWYLAARAHRTALLEAQVTELLAREERVEALAQTLAEVEAAYARIRDMFGAGTAPATEELWLPPAVGRPSGASNLPEAEQFLPTSWPLTEAGFVTQVLLEGGGTDHPGIDIAVPAGSYVRAAGSGTVADAGEDPIYGSYLVLDHAEGYRTRYAHVSLLLAARGDLVRRNEIIALSGSSGRSTAPHLHFEIFLEGEPVDPLAMVAQP from the coding sequence ATGGACTCAGATCGTCTGCTAACGTTCCTGGTCGTTCCCGATTCCGGGGGGCGAACCCGGTCCCTCCGCATTCCTTACCGACAGCTCCCGTGGGTCGTGGGGGCCGGCGCCTTCGTCTTCGTCCTCCTCGTCGGATTCGTGGGAAGCTGGTGGTATCTGGCGGCCCGCGCACACCGCACGGCGCTTCTCGAGGCGCAAGTGACGGAACTACTTGCCCGGGAAGAGAGAGTCGAAGCGCTCGCGCAAACTCTCGCCGAAGTGGAGGCGGCCTACGCTCGGATTCGGGATATGTTCGGTGCCGGTACGGCACCCGCGACGGAAGAGCTCTGGCTCCCCCCTGCGGTGGGACGCCCCTCCGGGGCCTCGAATCTCCCTGAGGCCGAACAGTTCCTTCCTACGAGCTGGCCCCTCACCGAAGCCGGGTTCGTGACACAGGTGCTTCTCGAGGGCGGAGGGACGGACCATCCGGGCATCGACATCGCCGTTCCGGCCGGCTCGTACGTGAGGGCGGCGGGGAGCGGAACGGTCGCGGACGCTGGAGAGGACCCCATCTACGGGAGCTATCTGGTTCTCGACCACGCGGAGGGGTATCGTACGCGGTACGCCCATGTGTCCCTCCTCCTCGCGGCCCGGGGAGACCTGGTCCGGAGGAACGAAATCATCGCTTTGAGCGGGTCGAGCGGCCGGTCCACCGCACCCCACCTTCATTTCGAGATCTTTCTCGAAGGGGAGCCGGTGGATCCCCTCGCAATGGTGGCGCAGCCCTGA
- a CDS encoding ParB/RepB/Spo0J family partition protein, protein MSAAKRDRLGRGLGALLGEDYLGPVADPSEVRTLPVARIGANPFQPRREFKKEELADLAQSIREHGLLQPLVVRPGPDGEGDRFQLVAGERRLRAVSELGWVEVPVVVREVDDRTLLVLALVENIQREALNPLEEAEGFELLAREFGLTQGEIAGAVGRNRSTVANTLRLLKLPPSVRRYLLEGSLSMGHARALLAVEDAGKLAELARRAAEEGWTVRAVEDRVRGEAGKGKTRGRSRPRAGGSVDPVAQALQEALQETLGTRVRLKVGRKGTGSIEIPFGSSADLERVFELITGRDPADLIG, encoded by the coding sequence TTGAGCGCGGCCAAGCGAGACAGGTTGGGGCGGGGCCTTGGGGCCCTTCTGGGTGAAGATTATCTCGGTCCTGTGGCGGATCCGTCCGAGGTCCGGACGCTCCCGGTCGCGCGGATCGGCGCGAATCCCTTCCAACCCCGGCGAGAGTTCAAAAAGGAAGAGCTCGCGGATCTCGCGCAGTCCATCCGGGAGCACGGTCTCCTGCAGCCGCTCGTCGTTCGCCCCGGCCCGGATGGAGAGGGGGACCGATTTCAGCTCGTCGCCGGAGAACGGCGGCTCCGGGCCGTGTCGGAGCTCGGTTGGGTGGAGGTCCCGGTCGTGGTGCGGGAGGTGGACGACCGGACGCTCCTCGTCCTCGCCCTGGTCGAGAACATCCAGCGAGAGGCCCTGAATCCGCTCGAGGAGGCCGAGGGATTCGAGCTGCTCGCCCGTGAGTTCGGGCTCACACAGGGTGAAATCGCGGGGGCAGTAGGGCGAAACCGTTCCACGGTGGCCAACACGCTACGTCTCCTCAAGCTTCCCCCCTCGGTCCGCCGGTATCTCCTGGAGGGGTCCCTTTCCATGGGGCATGCCCGCGCCCTTCTCGCAGTCGAAGATGCGGGAAAACTCGCCGAGCTCGCGCGCCGGGCGGCCGAAGAGGGGTGGACGGTGCGGGCCGTGGAGGATCGGGTGCGAGGTGAAGCCGGGAAGGGGAAAACCAGGGGGCGAAGCCGGCCGCGGGCGGGAGGCTCGGTGGACCCGGTCGCCCAGGCCCTCCAGGAGGCGCTTCAGGAAACCCTGGGGACCCGAGTACGGCTCAAGGTCGGACGGAAGGGAACGGGGTCTATCGAGATTCCCTTCGGTTCTTCGGCGGATCTCGAACGGGTCTTCGAGCTGATCACCGGACGTGACCCCGCCGACCTGATCGGGTGA
- a CDS encoding AAA family ATPase, with protein sequence MSRVVAIANQKGGVGKTTTAINLGASLAVAELRTLIIDIDPQGNATSGLGVEKSEDLSTVYDLVVEGRPAEECVTKGVHFPSLDLIPSSRDLVGAEIELVDRPERERVLARALEGLRDSYDYILVDCPPSLGLLTLNTLTAADSVLIPIQCEFYALEGLSQLLSTVRLVQRGLNPRLEIEGVLLTMYDRRLNLSKQVADEARDYFGAKVFDTTIPRNVRLAEAPSFGQPIVTYDVLSAGAQSYLGLAKEFVRGAKKGGAGGAKKSTAKGVAR encoded by the coding sequence ATGTCCCGCGTCGTCGCCATCGCAAATCAGAAGGGCGGGGTCGGAAAGACCACGACGGCCATCAATCTGGGCGCTTCCCTCGCCGTCGCCGAGCTCCGGACCCTGATCATCGACATCGATCCCCAGGGGAATGCGACGTCGGGGCTGGGCGTCGAGAAGTCAGAGGATCTCTCCACTGTGTACGATCTTGTCGTGGAGGGACGTCCGGCCGAGGAGTGCGTCACGAAAGGCGTTCACTTCCCTTCCCTCGACCTGATTCCGTCCAGTCGCGACCTCGTGGGTGCGGAGATCGAGCTCGTGGACCGGCCGGAACGGGAGCGGGTCCTCGCCCGGGCGCTGGAGGGGCTTCGCGACAGCTACGATTACATCCTGGTGGACTGCCCCCCCTCGCTCGGGCTCCTGACGCTGAACACGCTGACCGCGGCGGACAGCGTCCTGATTCCAATCCAGTGCGAGTTTTATGCGCTCGAGGGGCTCTCCCAGCTCCTGAGCACGGTTCGCCTCGTGCAACGCGGGTTGAATCCGCGCCTGGAAATCGAGGGGGTTCTGCTCACGATGTACGACCGAAGGCTCAACCTCTCGAAGCAGGTGGCTGACGAGGCCCGCGACTATTTTGGCGCCAAAGTCTTCGACACGACTATTCCTCGGAACGTGCGGCTCGCGGAGGCGCCGAGTTTCGGCCAGCCGATCGTCACCTACGATGTCCTTTCCGCCGGGGCGCAGAGTTATCTGGGGCTCGCGAAGGAGTTCGTGCGTGGCGCGAAGAAGGGGGGTGCCGGCGGGGCGAAGAAGTCCACAGCGAAGGGGGTGGCACGTTGA
- a CDS encoding glycosyltransferase family 4 protein gives MRSSRLRGGRIYVGGCDGETAKRESAIVPRGTGPIVQNTESTPYRHRIDGESPPVPVYGGRAIPGCARRFESAPPAIGFGTCFGPPPLGFAPSRPLSSGPFLSAVILTLVFSWRIGLELRSGSRSLGGPRKILYLDNTTTFGGAINSLAELVAGLDPSRFTPIVATPQPEATLRERLPGIETRRVRPVPHRSAPRTERPGLESSGPRSRSSTFGQDRAKTALRLLGETSPEALQIARLARREGAELIHLNNNLESQEAGVLAARLIGLPCVAHARSFQVGTRFLRWIARRVDRHVAISNAIAQNLRDLGIPESRIVLIHDGIRCDRFADVPSRHECRVALGIPSGSFAFGILGRLVPWKGIAEFVEVAAEIVRSDPDATAFVVGSVSDGDDDYYDTLRERVNSLGLADRIVFTGFRPDVRQAMAAMDLVVHASTEPEPFGMVLIEAMSLGRPIVATRGGGPEDIVLHGETGLLVKRGAIREMRNAIVELRENPERARAMGEKGRDRVRTNFSAEIHTSRVSRMYDELLKE, from the coding sequence ATGAGGTCGAGCCGACTCAGAGGAGGTCGAATATACGTCGGGGGCTGCGATGGGGAAACCGCGAAGAGGGAAAGTGCGATTGTTCCACGTGGAACAGGCCCTATCGTCCAGAATACCGAATCTACACCGTATAGACACCGAATAGACGGCGAATCACCTCCGGTCCCCGTTTACGGTGGTAGGGCAATTCCAGGTTGCGCTCGTCGTTTCGAGAGCGCGCCGCCCGCCATCGGATTCGGAACGTGCTTCGGCCCGCCGCCACTTGGCTTTGCCCCAAGCCGACCCCTAAGTTCCGGCCCGTTCCTGTCCGCAGTCATCCTGACGCTCGTTTTCTCCTGGAGGATTGGTCTGGAGTTGCGAAGTGGCTCGCGAAGCCTTGGCGGTCCGAGAAAGATCCTTTACTTGGACAATACGACCACGTTCGGGGGTGCGATCAACAGCCTTGCGGAGCTCGTCGCCGGGCTGGATCCCTCCCGTTTCACCCCGATTGTCGCCACTCCCCAGCCTGAGGCGACTCTCCGAGAGCGCCTTCCGGGAATAGAAACACGCCGGGTAAGACCGGTCCCGCACCGGAGTGCTCCACGGACAGAGCGACCGGGGCTCGAATCGAGCGGCCCTCGATCTCGATCCTCCACCTTCGGCCAGGACCGGGCCAAGACAGCTCTCCGTCTGCTCGGTGAGACCTCTCCCGAAGCCCTGCAAATCGCTCGATTGGCCCGCCGCGAGGGTGCGGAGCTGATTCACCTGAATAACAACCTCGAGAGTCAGGAGGCGGGAGTGCTCGCCGCGAGGCTCATCGGCCTCCCTTGCGTTGCGCACGCTCGAAGTTTTCAGGTCGGGACTAGATTTCTCCGTTGGATCGCGCGCAGGGTAGACCGGCATGTGGCGATATCGAACGCGATCGCCCAGAACCTTCGCGATCTCGGGATCCCGGAAAGCCGGATCGTCCTCATCCACGACGGAATTCGGTGCGACCGATTTGCCGATGTCCCTTCGCGGCACGAATGCCGAGTGGCTCTGGGAATCCCTTCCGGCTCCTTCGCTTTTGGGATTTTGGGGCGTCTCGTTCCCTGGAAGGGGATCGCAGAGTTCGTGGAGGTTGCCGCAGAAATCGTCCGCTCGGATCCCGACGCAACAGCCTTCGTCGTCGGCAGCGTCTCCGACGGCGACGACGATTATTACGACACACTTCGGGAAAGGGTGAACTCCCTCGGCCTTGCCGACCGCATCGTGTTCACCGGCTTTCGTCCCGACGTACGCCAAGCCATGGCCGCCATGGACCTCGTGGTTCATGCCTCCACGGAGCCCGAACCCTTTGGAATGGTCCTTATCGAGGCGATGTCTCTTGGCCGTCCGATCGTGGCGACTCGCGGCGGGGGCCCGGAGGACATCGTCCTCCACGGGGAGACCGGCCTCCTGGTGAAACGTGGGGCAATCCGCGAGATGCGAAATGCGATCGTGGAACTCAGGGAGAACCCAGAGCGGGCACGTGCGATGGGTGAAAAGGGACGGGATCGGGTGCGCACGAACTTCAGCGCGGAGATTCACACCTCGAGAGTCTCACGGATGTACGACGAGCTGCTGAAGGAGTAG